The DNA sequence ACTGAGCGGCGGCCGGCTCAGCGGTTGCTGACGGTGACGTTGCCGCTGGTGGCGGTCACGTCGAGCAGCAGGGACGCGCCCGGGTCGTTCGACACCTGCACGTCGGTGTCGCCGGACTTCGCGTCCGCCCGCACCCGGTACCGGCCGGCCGGTACGGCGAGGTCGACGTCCCCGCTGGTGGCGTGCAGCCGGACCGGGGCCGGCTGATCCAGCTCGACGGTCAGGTTGCCCGAGGTGGCCTCCGCGTCGACCGCGGAGGCGAGCCGGCGGGCCTCGATGTCACCGGAGCTGGCCCGCAGCCGGACCGGACCGGCGGCCTCGGCCAGCCGGATGTTGCCCGCCGTGGTGGTGGCGCGGACCTCGCCGCTCGCCCCGTTGACGGTCAGGTCACCGGAGCTGAGCGTGAACTCGACCGCCCCGACGTCGCTGAGGTCGACGTTGCCCGCCCCGGTGCCGCCCCGGACCGCCACGCCGGACGGC is a window from the Micromonospora sp. DSM 45708 genome containing:
- a CDS encoding DUF4097 family beta strand repeat-containing protein, which gives rise to MASLRTALRPRATASRPHGTSSRPRTVVAATATAALIVLAGCDTLSFRRLDYDQTERAKVTRITVDGSNGAGDVVVRATGPADQVRIKRVVRYQGGEPNSRYEIRGDELVLPTDCGHRCSISWEVTAPSGVAVRGGTGAGNVDLSDVGAVEFTLSSGDLTVNGASGEVRATTTAGNIRLAEAAGPVRLRASSGDIEARRLASAVDAEATSGNLTVELDQPAPVRLHATSGDVDLAVPAGRYRVRADAKSGDTDVQVSNDPGASLLLDVTATSGNVTVSNR